From Betta splendens chromosome 3, fBetSpl5.4, whole genome shotgun sequence, the proteins below share one genomic window:
- the LOC114851777 gene encoding trans-1,2-dihydrobenzene-1,2-diol dehydrogenase-like, with amino-acid sequence MATRWGICGAGKISHDFAVALKTLPAEEHQVVAVAARKLKDAQEFAQRHNIPRAYGGYEELARDPAIDVVYVGVIQPHHLSACLLFTNAKKNVLCEKPLAMNTKEVQQILASAKMNDVFFMEAVWTRFFPASIEIRRLLAQEELGEVKMVRAEFGFPLTHVQRSVEKELGGGALLDLGIYCIQLISMVYNGEKPECIQATGVCLETGVDETVVATLKYSKDRLAVLTCSLRMELPNDAVIVGTKGTIRVPSTMWCPTSLVVNGKETQYPLPEPCLPLNFTNSTGMRYEAEEVRQCLLKGLKQSAVMSHADSLLLAEVEDEIRRQVGVVYSQDCQ; translated from the exons ATGGCAACCAGGTGGGGGATCTGCGGCGCGGGGAAGATCAGTCACGACTTCGCCGTGGCTCTGAAAACTCTTCCGGCTGAGGAGCACCAG GTTGTGGCCGTGGCAGCTCGTAAGTTGAAGGATGCACAGGAGTTTGCTCAAAGGCACAACATCCCCCGAGCGTACGGCGGCTACGAGGAGCTGGCCAGAGATCCTGCCATCG ATGTGGTGTATGTCGGAGTTATTCAGCCCCATCATCTGAGCGCTTGTCTGCTCTTTACCAACGCTAAGAAGAATGTGCTGTGTGAGAAGCCGCTGGCCATGAACACTAAGGAGGTCCAGCAGATCCTGGCGTCAGCCAAGATGAATGATGTCTTCTTCATGGAG GCTGTCTGGACTCGCTTCTTCCCGGCATCCATTGAGATCAGAAGGCTTCTGGCCCAGGAGGAGTTGGGTGAGGTGAAGATGGTGAGAGCGGAGTTTGGCTTCCCGCTGACGCATGTACAAAGATCcgtggagaaggagctgggcGGAGGAGCGCTCCTGGACCTTGGCATCTACTGTATTCAGCTGATATCCATGGTGTACAACGGGGAAAAGCCGGAGTGCATCCAGGCCACAGGAGTCTGTCTGGAGACGG GAGTGGACGAGACCGTGGTCGCTACTCTGAAGTATTCCAAGGACAGACTGGCCGTGTTGACCTGCTCGTTGCGTATGGAGCTCCCCAACGACGCCGTCATTGTGGGCACGAAGGGAACGATCAGA GTCCCTTCCACGATGTGGTGCCCCACATCATTAGTGGTGAACGGGAAGGAGACTCAGTATCctctgcctgaaccctgtttgCCTCTAAACTTCACCAACAGCACAGGGATGCGCTATGAAGCAGAGGAGGTGCGACAGTGTCTGTTGAAAG GGCTGAAGCAGAGTGCCGTCATGTCCCACGCTGActctctgctgctggctgaggtggaggatgagATTCGTAGACAGGTGGGGGTGGTGTACAGCCAGGACTGCCAATAA